In one window of Mercurialis annua linkage group LG4, ddMerAnnu1.2, whole genome shotgun sequence DNA:
- the LOC126676726 gene encoding ABC transporter G family member 22-like isoform X1 produces the protein MEKTSVTSLVRTKSDQLMESLAAAFRSPPTIDQAAGGGTSTESSGTLSRKSSKHNMMAASPGRSGGSVGRNTHIRKTRSAQMKFDVDDLTSGAALSRASSASLGLSFSFTGFAVPQDEIADSKPFSDDDIPEDREARMHKPKFQTEPTLPIYLKFTDVTYKVIIKGITSTEEKEILNGITGSVDPGQVLALMGPSGSGKTSLLNLLSGRVTHQTVGGSITYNDQSYSKFLKSRIGFVTQDDVLFPHLTVKETLTYAARLRLPKTLTREQKEKRAIDVIYELGLERCQDTMIGGSFVRGVSGGERKRVCIGNEIIINPSLLFLDEPTSGLDSTTALRTVQMLQDIAEGGKTVVTTIHQPSSRLFHKFDKLILIGKGSLLYFGKASEAITYFSSIGCNPLIAMNPAEFLIDLANGNIFDVSVPSELEDRVQMGNSDTQTINGKPSPAVVHEYLVEAYETRVAEMEKKKIMNPIPLEEEVKLKVSSRKRQWGTSWWQQYTILFCRGIKERRYDYFSWLRITQVLSTAVILGLLWWQSDSRTPKGLQDQSGLLFFIAVFWGFFPVFTAIFTFPQERAMLNKERAADMYRLSAYFLARTTSDLPLDLVLPVLFLVVVYFMAGLRMSAAPFFLSQLTVFLCIVAAQGLGLAIGAMLMDLKKATTLASVTVMTFMLAGGYFVKKVPIFIAWIRYLSFNYHTYKLLLKVQYEDMSPPVNGMEIGNGVLEVSVLVAMVFGYRLLAYISLRNMKFNCGT, from the exons ATGGAGAAAACAAGTGTAACGAGTTTAGTAAGAACAAAGTCGGACCAATTGATGGAATCACTAGCGGCAGCATTCAGATCACCACCAACAATTGACCAGGCGGCCGGAGGAGGAACATCCACGGAGAGCAGCGGGACCCTCTCTCGGAAGTCGAGCAAACACAACATGATGGCAGCTTCACCGGGAAGGAGTGGCGGTTCGGTAGGCAGAAACACACACATTAGGAAAACAAGAAGTGCACAAATGAAATTTGACGTGGACGACCTCACCAGCGGCGCCGCTTTAAGCCGCGCGTCGAGTGCTAGCTTAGGCTTGTCGTTCTCCTTCACCGGCTTCGCCGTGCCGCAGGACGAGATAGCGGATTCGAAACCGTTTAGTGATGATGATATAC CTGAAGATCGCGAAGCTAGAATGCACAAACCGAagtttcaaaccgaaccaactTTGCCAATTTATCTCAAG TTTACAGACGTGACATACAAGGTGATAATAAAGGGAATAACATCCACAGAGGAGAAGGAGATATTGAATGGAATAACAGGTTCGGTGGATCCAGGTCAGGTTTTGGCACTTATGGGTCCTTCAGGAAGTGGAAAAACATCACTCTTGAATCTTCTTAGTGGCAGAGTAACTCACCAAACTGTCGGTGGTTCAATCACTTACAATGATCAATCTTATTCCAAGTTTCTTAAAAGTAG GATCGGATTCGTGACTCAGGATGATGTTCTGTTTCCTCACCTTACAGTGAAAGAAACATTAACATATGCAGCTCGCCTCAGGTTGCCCAAGACACTGACCAGAGAACAGAAGGAAAAAAGAGCTATAGATGTCATCTATGAGCTAGGATTAGAGag GTGCCAAGATACGATGATCGGAGGTTCATTCGTCCGTGGTGTATCGGGCggagaaagaaaaagagtttGCATTGGAAATGAGATTATTATCAATCCTTCTCTTTTGTTTCTTGATGAACCTACCTCTGGATTGGATTCCACAACAGCTTTAAGAACTGTTCAGATGTTACAAGACATAGCAGAG GGTGGGAAAACAGTGGTAACAACAATCCATCAGCCATCAAGCAGATTATTTCACAAGTTTGACAAGTTGATCCTTATTGGAAAAGGAAGCTTACTCTACTTCGGAAAAGCATCAGAAGCAATCACATACTTCTCATCTATCGGCTGTAATCCTCTTATTGCCATGAATCCGGCAGAGTTCCTGATAGACCTTGCCAATGGAAATATATTTGATGTTTCCGTACCGTCAGAATTGGAGGATAGAGTTCAAATGGGGAACTCCGACACTCAAACCATAAATGGAAAGCCGTCTCCTGCTGTTGTACATGAG TATCTTGTGGAAGCATACGAGACACGAGTTGCAGAAATGGAAAAGAAGAAGATTATGAATCCTATACCTCTTGAAGAAGAAGTAAAGTTGAAAGTTTCGAGTCGGAAGCGACAATGGGGAACAAGCTGGTGGCAACAATATACAATATTGTTCTGCAGAGGAATCAAAGAAAGAAGATATGACTATTTTAGCTGGTTGAGAATAACTCAAGTTCTCTCTACTGCAGTTATCTTGGGATTACTATGGTGGCAATCGGACAGCAGAACCCCGAAAGGCTTACAAGATCAG TCAGGGTTGCTTTTCTTTATTGCTGTTTTCTGGGGATTCTTTCCTGTCTTCACCGCGATCTTTACATTTCCTCAAGAAAGAGCAATGCTTAATAAGGAACGCGCAGCAGATATGTATCGACTAAGTGCATATTTCTTGGCAAGGACTACAAGTGATCTTCCGCTTGATCTGGTACTGCCGGTGCTGTTTCTTGTCGTTGTTTATTTCATGGCAGGCTTGAGAATGAGTGCTGCTCCGTTTTTCCTTAGCCAGCTTACAGTTTTTCTCTGTATTGTTGCCGCTCAG GGACTAGGACTAGCTATCGGTGCTATGCTGATGGACTTAAAGAAGGCAACGACACTCGCGTCAGTAACTGTGATGACCTTCATGCTGGCCGGAGGATATTTCGTGAAG AAAGTTCCAATATTCATCGCCTGGATTCGCTATTTGTCTTTCAACTACCATACATACAAGCTTCTTCTCAAGGTGCAATATGAGGACATGTCACCTCCCGTTAATGGAATGGAAATAGGCAATGGCGTACTGGAAGTCAGCGTTCTCGTGGCCATGGTTTTCGGCTACCGCCTGTTAGCATACATTTCTTTGCGGAATATGAAGTTCAATTGTGGAACCTAA
- the LOC126676726 gene encoding ABC transporter G family member 22-like isoform X2: protein MGSHSLLFTDVTYKVIIKGITSTEEKEILNGITGSVDPGQVLALMGPSGSGKTSLLNLLSGRVTHQTVGGSITYNDQSYSKFLKSRIGFVTQDDVLFPHLTVKETLTYAARLRLPKTLTREQKEKRAIDVIYELGLERCQDTMIGGSFVRGVSGGERKRVCIGNEIIINPSLLFLDEPTSGLDSTTALRTVQMLQDIAEGGKTVVTTIHQPSSRLFHKFDKLILIGKGSLLYFGKASEAITYFSSIGCNPLIAMNPAEFLIDLANGNIFDVSVPSELEDRVQMGNSDTQTINGKPSPAVVHEYLVEAYETRVAEMEKKKIMNPIPLEEEVKLKVSSRKRQWGTSWWQQYTILFCRGIKERRYDYFSWLRITQVLSTAVILGLLWWQSDSRTPKGLQDQSGLLFFIAVFWGFFPVFTAIFTFPQERAMLNKERAADMYRLSAYFLARTTSDLPLDLVLPVLFLVVVYFMAGLRMSAAPFFLSQLTVFLCIVAAQGLGLAIGAMLMDLKKATTLASVTVMTFMLAGGYFVKKVPIFIAWIRYLSFNYHTYKLLLKVQYEDMSPPVNGMEIGNGVLEVSVLVAMVFGYRLLAYISLRNMKFNCGT, encoded by the exons ATGGGTAGCCATAGCTTATTG TTTACAGACGTGACATACAAGGTGATAATAAAGGGAATAACATCCACAGAGGAGAAGGAGATATTGAATGGAATAACAGGTTCGGTGGATCCAGGTCAGGTTTTGGCACTTATGGGTCCTTCAGGAAGTGGAAAAACATCACTCTTGAATCTTCTTAGTGGCAGAGTAACTCACCAAACTGTCGGTGGTTCAATCACTTACAATGATCAATCTTATTCCAAGTTTCTTAAAAGTAG GATCGGATTCGTGACTCAGGATGATGTTCTGTTTCCTCACCTTACAGTGAAAGAAACATTAACATATGCAGCTCGCCTCAGGTTGCCCAAGACACTGACCAGAGAACAGAAGGAAAAAAGAGCTATAGATGTCATCTATGAGCTAGGATTAGAGag GTGCCAAGATACGATGATCGGAGGTTCATTCGTCCGTGGTGTATCGGGCggagaaagaaaaagagtttGCATTGGAAATGAGATTATTATCAATCCTTCTCTTTTGTTTCTTGATGAACCTACCTCTGGATTGGATTCCACAACAGCTTTAAGAACTGTTCAGATGTTACAAGACATAGCAGAG GGTGGGAAAACAGTGGTAACAACAATCCATCAGCCATCAAGCAGATTATTTCACAAGTTTGACAAGTTGATCCTTATTGGAAAAGGAAGCTTACTCTACTTCGGAAAAGCATCAGAAGCAATCACATACTTCTCATCTATCGGCTGTAATCCTCTTATTGCCATGAATCCGGCAGAGTTCCTGATAGACCTTGCCAATGGAAATATATTTGATGTTTCCGTACCGTCAGAATTGGAGGATAGAGTTCAAATGGGGAACTCCGACACTCAAACCATAAATGGAAAGCCGTCTCCTGCTGTTGTACATGAG TATCTTGTGGAAGCATACGAGACACGAGTTGCAGAAATGGAAAAGAAGAAGATTATGAATCCTATACCTCTTGAAGAAGAAGTAAAGTTGAAAGTTTCGAGTCGGAAGCGACAATGGGGAACAAGCTGGTGGCAACAATATACAATATTGTTCTGCAGAGGAATCAAAGAAAGAAGATATGACTATTTTAGCTGGTTGAGAATAACTCAAGTTCTCTCTACTGCAGTTATCTTGGGATTACTATGGTGGCAATCGGACAGCAGAACCCCGAAAGGCTTACAAGATCAG TCAGGGTTGCTTTTCTTTATTGCTGTTTTCTGGGGATTCTTTCCTGTCTTCACCGCGATCTTTACATTTCCTCAAGAAAGAGCAATGCTTAATAAGGAACGCGCAGCAGATATGTATCGACTAAGTGCATATTTCTTGGCAAGGACTACAAGTGATCTTCCGCTTGATCTGGTACTGCCGGTGCTGTTTCTTGTCGTTGTTTATTTCATGGCAGGCTTGAGAATGAGTGCTGCTCCGTTTTTCCTTAGCCAGCTTACAGTTTTTCTCTGTATTGTTGCCGCTCAG GGACTAGGACTAGCTATCGGTGCTATGCTGATGGACTTAAAGAAGGCAACGACACTCGCGTCAGTAACTGTGATGACCTTCATGCTGGCCGGAGGATATTTCGTGAAG AAAGTTCCAATATTCATCGCCTGGATTCGCTATTTGTCTTTCAACTACCATACATACAAGCTTCTTCTCAAGGTGCAATATGAGGACATGTCACCTCCCGTTAATGGAATGGAAATAGGCAATGGCGTACTGGAAGTCAGCGTTCTCGTGGCCATGGTTTTCGGCTACCGCCTGTTAGCATACATTTCTTTGCGGAATATGAAGTTCAATTGTGGAACCTAA